The Paenibacillus sp. 481 DNA window CAAGGAATTGATTGATGTGTCTTGGTTCGGGGCGATTGTTGCGATTGCAGCCTCATTGCTGACATTTATCAGCTACAGATTAGACCGTAATCAGTCTATACATGTTTAAGGTTGTCCTCACAACTATTAAATCTATTCATGTGGCAAAATGAGAACCGAAGGATTATGGGTGGGTGAACAAGCGGGTGAGTAGAAAATAAACCGACTCTGGCCGTAAGGCTGGAGTCGGTTCGAAGCATCGGATTAATGGTATGATGCCCTACATTTATCGATGATAGCTGCTTGTCTTTATTTCCAAGTCGCTACTGTTTCAACAGGTAAGCGATAGGATGGGTATCCCTTTTTAGTTCCTTTACCAATGCTGATCAACATGATCGGCTGGTAACGATCTTTGTCCAAATCAAAGGCCTCAGCGATTTTAGCCTTTTCATAACCGCCGATTGCATTCGTATCATAGCCGTGAGCACGGGCTACTAGCATCAATTGCATCGATACGAGACCAGCATCGACAAAGTTAACATCACGTAGATCGGCCGCAGAGATCGTATCATAGTATGGCTTATACGTACTCATTGCCATGTCCTTCGTTTCTTGCGGCAAATAACCATGTTCTACAGATTTACTGAAAATTTCATCCATGTACGATGCATTTTCCATATCAACGAATACAGCTACAACGGCAGAAGAGGTGAGCACCTGAGTCTGATTGAATTTCGCCAACGGAGCCAGCTTCTCTTTGCCTTCCTTGCTTTCGATAACTATAAAGCGCCAAGGCTGCATGTTCACTGAGGATGGAGCTCGCGTAGCGCCTTCGATAATTGCGGTCATTTCCTCTTTGCTGATTTTAACCTCAGGGTCATATTCTTTTACAGAACGACGACCATATGTGATTTCCTTAAAGTCATTTGTTGTTTGAAATTTGCTCATGATATATAACAGCTCCTTAATAAGTTAAATGTTGTTTTTCATTCGTTCGAGAAAATCGGCCAGTTTTGGAATCTCTTCATCATTGAAGTCCTTCAAAATCTGGCGAATAAAATTTTCTTTTTCGATTTTGTATCCTTCAATTTTTTCAAGTCCTTCATCAGACAAGCGAACAAAGGTTTCACGATTATCGTCAGGATTTTTGCGTCTCGTCACCATGCCCTCAGCTTCAAGTTGCTTTAGATGACGAGTAATAGCAGCGTTATCGATGTTAATACGCTTTTGCAAAATGGACTGCTTGATCTCGATTCCCCCGCATAGTTCGTACAAAATCTCGAGACGGGACGAGCTTATGCCCGTACAATGTTCGAATTTATGCTGTAATTTGTTGCACAATCCGTTAAGCAGAGTCAAGATCTGCTTCTCTTTACAATCATTTTGCGTCATGCCTTCGAGCCTCCTGAGAGATTGAAGATATGAATAACTTCGTTGTTTGTTGTGAACCACATCTCGTCGTCATTCATATTCATTGACCGCTCAATATTTGATGTATCAATTATTGATGCCTCAAGTAATATAACATGATTGCGTATTTGTTGCAACTATGCCCCTTCTGTGAAGCTTCGATGGTGTAATGGTCTTCTAAACGATGAAAAATAGTTCTGATAAGGATGCAGCGCTGGCATGCAATCGATGGGGAGAGCATAATGGAAATGAAAGTGTCAGCGTTCGTATTGTGATTCGCCAAGGCAGCTCATTTAACGGTCGCTATTAACGTTATTAACGCGAAAGCGTTCGTATTTCATTTTTAACGGTTGTGAGTGCGCTTATTTTAGCAGTAGTAGTGAATGATATCGCTACCAATAACAAATAAGCTCGCTGGTAACCATTACGATTTAAAATGAGGAAATTACCACTGCATAGCCTCCGTGGCAACCGTTACGTTCATGGAACTGATTCGGACTTATGGAAAGAGTAGTGGGTGGTGGGTGGATCAACTCATGTCCATTTTTGTTTGGATGTTTAATCGAAACTAGACTTAGTGCTGTGATTGAAAGATGCTGTGATTGAAAGAGTTTTTATATACAAAATAAGCTAGAAAAGCCAAACGACCATCAGGATGAGATCCTATGTTTCGTCTGGCTTTTTTACACATTATTTCATTAAAAAAGGCTGGAACCCTTGCGCCATAATACGGCTCACCGAAGCTGCCAAGTCATCAAGGGAACCGTCTATCTTTCCTTCGAACCAGTCTTGATACATCGCAACGAGGCCGCTGGCAAAAAAGTTGACATGAAGCAGGAACGCTTCTCGTTCTTGCTCTGTATCCATTTTACGTTCATAACTAAGAAGACTCTTGATAAATACGACTTTGACTTTCGTTAAGAATGTGCATGCATGATCGATCTTGATGAGCATACGGTAAAACTCAATATCTTGACCTAGGAAATGAGAAACCTTAACTAAGAAGGGCATCACATTTTGAATGAGATCGGTATGTTTGAATTCATCCAGAAATTCAATCATCTTTTCCATAATTTCAATTTCTATTTGTTCAATGACAGCA harbors:
- a CDS encoding TetR/AcrR family transcriptional regulator, which produces MREKAEYRSAIRSRNMIRRALVELMLEKEFQKITIKDIVDRADVSRGTFYAHFSDVHAVIEQIEIEIMEKMIEFLDEFKHTDLIQNVMPFLVKVSHFLGQDIEFYRMLIKIDHACTFLTKVKVVFIKSLLSYERKMDTEQEREAFLLHVNFFASGLVAMYQDWFEGKIDGSLDDLAASVSRIMAQGFQPFLMK
- a CDS encoding MarR family winged helix-turn-helix transcriptional regulator, with amino-acid sequence MTQNDCKEKQILTLLNGLCNKLQHKFEHCTGISSSRLEILYELCGGIEIKQSILQKRINIDNAAITRHLKQLEAEGMVTRRKNPDDNRETFVRLSDEGLEKIEGYKIEKENFIRQILKDFNDEEIPKLADFLERMKNNI
- a CDS encoding nitroreductase family protein, coding for MSKFQTTNDFKEITYGRRSVKEYDPEVKISKEEMTAIIEGATRAPSSVNMQPWRFIVIESKEGKEKLAPLAKFNQTQVLTSSAVVAVFVDMENASYMDEIFSKSVEHGYLPQETKDMAMSTYKPYYDTISAADLRDVNFVDAGLVSMQLMLVARAHGYDTNAIGGYEKAKIAEAFDLDKDRYQPIMLISIGKGTKKGYPSYRLPVETVATWK